A window of Mycolicibacterium fluoranthenivorans contains these coding sequences:
- a CDS encoding nuclear transport factor 2 family protein, whose amino-acid sequence MSITDSDQPAASGLLPAITALRTAAENADGDALAEILAPDVIFHTPLTSRICFEGSTEVTALHRDIFAVIKDLSTTEPLTRGDTGVFTFSGNVRGLKLDAMNLVRVNEQGKIVEFTIFARPLPALATLFATLPPRVTARRRGRAKGALVAALAAPLGFALRTADVFVPRLI is encoded by the coding sequence TGTCCATCACCGATTCTGACCAACCAGCCGCATCGGGCTTGCTGCCCGCAATCACCGCGCTGCGCACCGCTGCGGAGAACGCCGACGGGGATGCTCTCGCAGAAATCCTGGCGCCCGACGTCATCTTTCACACCCCATTGACCTCGCGCATCTGCTTCGAAGGCAGCACTGAAGTCACCGCACTGCACCGCGACATCTTCGCCGTCATCAAAGACCTGTCCACGACCGAACCTCTGACGCGCGGCGATACCGGAGTGTTCACTTTCAGCGGGAACGTACGCGGCCTGAAACTCGATGCTATGAATCTGGTGCGCGTCAACGAGCAGGGAAAGATCGTCGAATTCACCATCTTCGCTCGGCCGTTACCCGCACTGGCGACACTTTTCGCGACCCTGCCGCCGCGGGTCACCGCTCGGCGGCGCGGACGCGCGAAAGGCGCGCTCGTGGCCGCCCTCGCGGCACCACTAGGTTTCGCTCTGCGGACCGCGGACGTCTTCGTACCGAGACTCATCTAG